In the Enterococcus saigonensis genome, one interval contains:
- a CDS encoding LacI family DNA-binding transcriptional regulator: protein MVTIREVAKEAGVSIGTVSRFLNGYQLKKNNMTTIQRAIDKLGYEENIIAKGLKNNRSMSIGVVVNSLTDVFATSIVSSLESFLEVNNYSLLLCDYQNDHNRLAHKMEFLRTRSVDGIVVFHLEENLPILKTLQDENIAIVAVDSPIKGFKTDTVLVDNYQASYQVVDKLYDMGHEKIGIIGGHTHRYIGAERLNGYVDSMKSKNIYDKELVVVGDYTKEDGYEGAMELLKRGNITALYSTNYYMTLGSVQAILELKKKIPDDISVVGFDHFELSDIIQPKLTVVEQPIQEMGEMIGKLILERIKEKKEGMFTTIELTTNLLWRDSVKKVKKSIAN from the coding sequence ATGGTAACAATCAGAGAAGTAGCTAAAGAAGCGGGGGTTTCAATTGGTACGGTTTCCCGTTTCTTAAATGGTTATCAATTAAAAAAGAATAATATGACTACTATTCAAAGGGCGATTGATAAATTAGGTTATGAAGAAAATATTATTGCAAAGGGACTGAAAAATAATCGCAGTATGTCCATTGGTGTTGTAGTAAACTCTTTAACCGATGTTTTTGCAACTTCTATTGTTTCTAGTTTAGAAAGCTTTTTAGAAGTAAATAATTACAGTTTATTATTATGCGACTATCAAAATGATCACAATAGATTGGCTCATAAAATGGAATTTTTGAGAACACGTTCTGTAGATGGGATAGTTGTATTTCATTTGGAAGAGAACTTACCTATCTTAAAAACTTTGCAAGATGAGAATATTGCTATTGTTGCAGTTGATTCTCCAATCAAAGGGTTTAAAACAGATACAGTTCTCGTTGATAATTATCAAGCCTCTTATCAAGTAGTAGACAAATTATATGATATGGGTCATGAAAAAATAGGGATAATTGGCGGCCATACACATCGATATATTGGAGCAGAAAGACTGAATGGATATGTTGATAGTATGAAGAGTAAAAATATCTATGATAAAGAATTGGTAGTGGTCGGAGATTACACCAAAGAAGATGGTTACGAAGGAGCTATGGAACTATTAAAGAGAGGTAATATAACAGCGTTATACTCTACTAATTACTATATGACACTGGGGTCTGTACAGGCTATTTTAGAGCTGAAAAAGAAAATTCCAGATGATATATCAGTGGTCGGATTTGATCATTTTGAACTTAGTGATATTATCCAGCCAAAACTGACAGTGGTGGAACAACCAATTCAAGAGATGGGTGAAATGATTGGTAAATTGATTTTGGAACGTATAAAAGAAAAAAAAGAAGGGATGTTTACAACAATTGAATTAACAACAAATTTATTATGGAGAGATTCTGTAAAAAAAGTTAAAAAAAGTATTGCAAATTAA
- a CDS encoding LacI family DNA-binding transcriptional regulator, with product MANIRDIAKLTGYSVTTISRVINNHPYVAEEKRQQVLQVMAELDYKPNRTAQNLSKGRTRNVGVIVPFVDHPFYNQLLKGIMRAAFAHQYKITLLPTNYDEELERSYLEELAAKSFDGLIVTTRANHMDVFLPYLEKNNIVFCEASELEEVRYVAIDLAESLKECILYLKKQGVKRLGLTLGRSKRLSGNSILTIAQSKKYFPDFNTDNIFWDCIHAEDGFQAAEFFQKQKVDGIITNGDEVAAMILAQYPPDAQPLIIGRENLLVSQLLHFSTVDHQLKQCGKAAFQLFYDEKKAHITIPHQLIIR from the coding sequence GTGGCAAATATTCGCGATATTGCGAAGTTAACAGGTTATTCGGTGACAACAATTTCACGGGTTATCAATAATCATCCTTATGTTGCAGAAGAAAAAAGACAGCAGGTTTTGCAAGTAATGGCAGAACTAGATTATAAGCCTAACCGAACTGCACAAAATCTAAGTAAAGGTCGCACGCGGAATGTGGGAGTCATTGTTCCTTTTGTAGATCATCCATTTTACAATCAACTATTAAAAGGTATTATGAGAGCTGCTTTTGCCCACCAATACAAAATCACATTATTACCAACTAATTATGATGAAGAATTAGAAAGAAGTTATTTAGAAGAACTCGCTGCTAAAAGTTTTGACGGCTTGATCGTGACAACTAGAGCGAATCATATGGATGTCTTCTTACCTTACTTGGAGAAAAACAATATTGTTTTTTGTGAAGCTTCTGAGTTAGAAGAGGTTCGTTATGTTGCTATTGATCTGGCAGAATCGTTAAAAGAATGTATTCTTTACTTAAAAAAACAAGGTGTTAAACGATTAGGCTTAACGTTAGGACGAAGTAAACGGCTAAGTGGCAATTCCATCTTAACAATTGCACAAAGTAAAAAATACTTTCCAGACTTTAATACAGATAATATTTTTTGGGACTGTATTCATGCTGAAGATGGCTTTCAAGCTGCTGAATTTTTTCAAAAGCAGAAAGTAGACGGGATTATCACGAATGGGGATGAAGTTGCTGCGATGATTTTAGCGCAATATCCGCCAGATGCACAGCCGCTTATTATTGGTCGTGAAAACTTATTAGTGAGTCAACTACTGCATTTTTCAACCGTCGATCATCAATTAAAGCAGTGCGGTAAAGCAGCATTTCAACTTTTTTATGATGAAAAAAAGGCACATATAACAATTCCTCATCAGTTAATCATTCGATAA
- a CDS encoding class I SAM-dependent methyltransferase, whose protein sequence is MSDHYYTNQPNADHKFAAFDFELKGRKLHFVTDSGVFSRNTIDYGSRVLIESFSIDNLPAGALLDVGCGYGPIGLALAATTDRFVEMVDVNERAIDLAQRNAGRNQVENVDIHTSDIYADVKKTSYAAILSNPPIRAGKKVVHAILTDAYPLLVKGGTLTVVIQKKQGAPSAEKKMHAVFGNCEILTKDKGYYILQSTKED, encoded by the coding sequence ATGAGTGATCATTATTATACCAATCAACCGAATGCAGACCATAAGTTTGCTGCGTTTGATTTTGAATTAAAAGGACGCAAGCTGCATTTTGTGACTGATAGCGGCGTTTTTTCCCGTAATACAATCGATTATGGTTCCAGAGTGTTAATTGAAAGTTTTTCCATCGATAACTTGCCAGCAGGAGCTCTTCTTGATGTTGGGTGTGGTTATGGTCCAATTGGTTTAGCATTGGCTGCGACTACTGATCGCTTTGTTGAGATGGTCGATGTCAACGAACGGGCAATTGACTTGGCACAACGTAATGCAGGGCGCAATCAAGTTGAAAATGTCGACATCCACACAAGTGATATTTATGCAGACGTGAAAAAGACAAGCTATGCTGCAATTTTAAGTAATCCCCCAATTCGTGCGGGCAAGAAAGTCGTTCATGCTATTTTAACTGATGCCTATCCGTTGTTGGTTAAAGGTGGCACCTTAACCGTAGTAATTCAAAAAAAACAAGGGGCGCCTAGTGCTGAGAAAAAAATGCATGCAGTCTTTGGTAACTGTGAAATTTTGACAAAAGACAAAGGCTATTATATTTTACAAAGTACAAAAGAAGACTAA
- a CDS encoding SGNH/GDSL hydrolase family protein, with translation MKKIIIMGDSIAAGFFEGKVTNLVDEYVTETLTGMGFADYTVVNLGERGASSTTALEQLPKAKAENPDFVVINVGINDAINNQKNVQEYGENLKKMILTFPTEKMILVGPSWVDLTIKTAGNKETLLQYIAVAKDIAQETGVNYIDMYHHMEIYPDPAEFLQSDGLHPSKFGYHLLGALIARDIKNKLLG, from the coding sequence ATGAAGAAAATTATCATAATGGGTGACAGTATCGCAGCTGGCTTTTTTGAAGGGAAAGTCACAAATTTAGTAGATGAGTATGTGACAGAAACCTTAACAGGGATGGGTTTTGCCGATTATACGGTAGTTAATTTAGGTGAAAGAGGTGCCTCAAGTACAACTGCCTTAGAACAATTACCAAAAGCAAAAGCTGAAAATCCAGACTTTGTTGTAATTAATGTTGGTATTAACGATGCTATCAATAACCAGAAAAACGTTCAAGAGTACGGCGAAAATTTGAAAAAAATGATTCTAACTTTTCCAACTGAAAAAATGATTTTAGTTGGTCCAAGTTGGGTAGATTTGACGATTAAAACTGCCGGTAATAAAGAAACGCTGTTACAATACATCGCCGTGGCAAAAGATATCGCACAAGAAACCGGTGTGAACTACATTGATATGTATCATCATATGGAAATTTACCCAGACCCTGCTGAATTTTTACAAAGTGATGGTTTACATCCATCAAAATTCGGGTATCATTTATTAGGAGCGCTTATTGCGCGGGATATCAAAAATAAACTATTAGGATGA
- the coaA gene encoding type I pantothenate kinase, with the protein MEEKMNYYKISRQEWQGFYNSNNMPLTQEELDSIKSLNDRLSMQDVEDVYIPLCHLIHLYMKEAESLNLSKGLFLHRYVKTPPFIIGIAGSVAVGKSTTARLVQTLLSRLFPRRNVQLITTDGFLYPNQILAEKGIMDRKGFPESYDMERLIQFLNEVKSGKKSIQVPVYSHNVYDIIPDEFELIEQPDILIVEGINTLQLPQNQQIYVSDFFDFSLFVDAKPELIEQWYLERFEQLLDTAFLDPANYYYQFAIGDRKKAVKMAENVWQNVNLKNLEEYILPTRSRADIILHKTNHHLIDEIYLRKY; encoded by the coding sequence ATGGAGGAAAAAATGAATTACTACAAAATTTCCCGTCAAGAATGGCAGGGATTTTATAATAGTAACAATATGCCCTTAACCCAAGAAGAATTGGATAGTATTAAAAGTCTAAATGACCGCCTATCCATGCAAGATGTTGAAGATGTCTATATCCCTTTATGTCATTTGATTCATTTATATATGAAAGAAGCCGAATCACTAAACTTAAGTAAGGGGCTCTTCTTACATCGCTATGTCAAAACCCCGCCTTTTATTATTGGTATCGCCGGTTCAGTAGCAGTGGGAAAATCAACCACTGCACGTTTAGTACAAACCTTGCTTTCCCGTTTGTTTCCAAGACGTAATGTCCAATTAATTACAACAGATGGTTTTTTATATCCAAATCAAATATTGGCTGAAAAAGGCATCATGGATCGCAAAGGATTTCCCGAAAGTTACGATATGGAACGTTTAATTCAATTCTTAAACGAAGTAAAATCGGGTAAAAAATCTATTCAAGTACCGGTTTATTCTCATAATGTTTACGATATTATTCCCGATGAGTTTGAACTAATCGAGCAGCCGGACATTCTAATCGTAGAAGGTATTAATACACTACAATTGCCTCAAAATCAACAAATTTACGTTAGTGACTTTTTTGATTTTTCGCTTTTTGTCGATGCCAAGCCCGAATTAATTGAACAGTGGTACTTGGAACGCTTTGAGCAATTATTAGATACTGCTTTTTTAGACCCTGCTAATTATTATTATCAATTTGCAATTGGTGACCGTAAAAAAGCGGTAAAAATGGCTGAAAACGTCTGGCAAAATGTGAATTTGAAAAATTTAGAAGAGTACATCTTGCCTACTAGAAGTAGAGCAGATATAATTCTCCATAAAACAAACCATCATTTAATTGATGAAATCTATTTGCGAAAATATTGA
- the guaA gene encoding glutamine-hydrolyzing GMP synthase, with translation MTNVDHLPTVEKIIVLDYGSQYNQLITRRIREFGVFSELMSHKITAEEVKAINPKGIILSGGPNSVYDEGAFGIDEEILKLGIPVLGICYGMQLITYKLGGKVEPALNKEYGKAELEVTADDTELFADTPKKQNVWMSHGDLVTQTPAGFEVVATSKDCPIASIQNKEDKIYGIQFHAEVRHSEYGNDLLKHFAMDVCQCKGDWSMDNFIDMQIAHIRETVGDKKVLLGLSGGVDSSVVGVLLQKAIGDQLTCIFVDHGLLRKDEGKQVMESLGGKFGLNIIKVDAKDRFLDKLKGISDPEQKRKIIGNEFVYVFDDEATKLAGEEGISFLAQGTLYTDVIESGTETAQTIKSHHNVGGLPEDMQFKLIEPLNTLFKDEVRELGTQLGMPDSIVWRQPFPGPGLGIRVLGELTEEKLEIVRESDAILREEIAAAGLDRDIWQYFTVLPGIRSVGVMGDGRTYDYTVGIRAVTSIDGMTADFARIPWDVLQKISVRIVNEVDHVNRIVYDITSKPPATVEWE, from the coding sequence GTGACAAATGTTGACCACCTGCCGACAGTCGAAAAGATCATCGTCTTGGACTATGGTAGCCAGTACAACCAATTGATTACACGCCGCATCCGTGAGTTTGGTGTCTTTTCTGAACTGATGAGCCATAAAATCACTGCAGAAGAAGTCAAAGCCATTAATCCAAAGGGAATTATTCTTTCTGGTGGGCCAAACAGTGTTTATGATGAAGGCGCCTTTGGTATTGATGAAGAAATTTTGAAATTAGGGATCCCAGTTCTAGGTATTTGTTACGGCATGCAACTTATCACTTATAAATTAGGTGGGAAAGTAGAGCCTGCACTAAACAAAGAATACGGTAAAGCGGAATTAGAAGTAACTGCAGACGATACAGAACTTTTTGCCGATACACCAAAAAAACAAAACGTTTGGATGAGCCATGGTGACTTGGTCACACAAACTCCAGCTGGTTTTGAAGTTGTAGCAACAAGTAAAGATTGTCCAATTGCTTCCATCCAAAACAAAGAAGACAAGATTTACGGTATCCAGTTCCATGCTGAAGTGCGTCATTCTGAGTACGGTAATGATTTATTGAAACATTTTGCAATGGATGTTTGTCAATGCAAAGGTGATTGGTCAATGGATAACTTCATTGATATGCAAATTGCGCACATTCGGGAAACTGTAGGTGACAAAAAAGTCTTACTCGGTTTATCTGGTGGTGTTGATTCTTCTGTTGTAGGTGTTTTATTACAAAAAGCTATTGGGGACCAATTGACTTGTATCTTCGTTGACCACGGTCTTTTACGAAAAGACGAAGGAAAACAAGTAATGGAAAGCCTTGGCGGTAAATTTGGCTTAAACATTATTAAAGTGGATGCCAAAGATCGTTTCTTAGATAAGCTAAAAGGTATTTCTGACCCTGAACAAAAACGTAAAATTATCGGTAATGAATTCGTTTATGTTTTTGATGACGAAGCAACCAAACTTGCCGGTGAAGAAGGAATTTCTTTCTTAGCACAAGGAACACTTTATACAGACGTCATTGAATCAGGAACCGAAACTGCTCAAACGATTAAATCTCACCATAATGTTGGTGGGTTACCAGAAGACATGCAGTTTAAATTGATTGAACCATTAAATACTTTATTTAAAGATGAAGTTCGCGAATTAGGAACACAGCTTGGCATGCCTGATTCTATCGTATGGCGTCAACCATTCCCAGGTCCTGGACTTGGTATTCGCGTTTTAGGTGAATTAACAGAAGAAAAATTAGAAATCGTGCGCGAATCAGATGCTATCTTGCGAGAAGAAATTGCGGCAGCAGGACTTGACCGCGACATTTGGCAATACTTCACTGTCCTACCAGGCATCCGTTCTGTTGGTGTAATGGGCGACGGTCGTACGTATGATTATACTGTCGGTATCCGTGCTGTTACTTCAATTGATGGCATGACCGCAGACTTTGCCCGCATTCCTTGGGATGTCTTACAAAAAATATCTGTCCGCATCGTTAACGAAGTCGATCACGTCAATCGCATCGTGTATGATATTACTTCTAAGCCACCTGCAACTGTAGAGTGGGAATAA
- a CDS encoding DNA-methyltransferase, which yields MKYNRIIHGDVIKNSMNLEKESIQTIITSPPYFGLRKYGKSLSEKESEIGREKEVDSYINHLVQVFEHLKPALKKDGIVWVNLGDSYVKGNLQGVPWRFAIAMQNKGWILRSDIIWHKPNAMPSSVKNRPTTDHEYIFMFTLSEKNYFYDADAIREEHVTFTEKSKMKGGRNHLGKKGGTPENGKNAGNSNLHDGRWDQAFHPLGRNKRTVWSIPLGKYKGAHFAVFPEKLVETCLLAATKEGDTVLDPFFGSGTTGVVALKHNRNYIGIELVEDYVKLATERLKNCMPQLELFK from the coding sequence GTGAAATATAATAGAATTATTCATGGAGATGTAATAAAAAATTCAATGAACTTAGAAAAAGAGTCAATCCAGACTATTATTACCAGTCCACCTTATTTCGGCTTAAGAAAATATGGTAAAAGTTTATCGGAAAAGGAAAGCGAGATAGGTCGAGAGAAAGAAGTTGATTCATATATTAATCATCTAGTGCAGGTGTTTGAACATTTGAAGCCTGCTCTGAAAAAGGATGGAATAGTTTGGGTTAACCTAGGGGACTCTTATGTGAAAGGAAATCTCCAAGGCGTACCGTGGAGATTTGCAATTGCAATGCAAAATAAAGGATGGATATTAAGAAGTGATATCATTTGGCATAAGCCAAATGCTATGCCGTCATCAGTGAAAAATCGACCTACCACAGATCATGAGTATATTTTTATGTTTACGTTAAGCGAAAAGAATTACTTTTATGATGCAGATGCTATAAGAGAAGAGCACGTGACATTTACTGAAAAATCAAAAATGAAAGGCGGAAGAAATCACTTAGGGAAAAAAGGCGGGACGCCAGAGAATGGGAAAAATGCTGGTAATTCTAATTTGCATGATGGAAGATGGGATCAGGCATTTCATCCTCTTGGAAGAAATAAACGTACAGTATGGAGTATACCATTAGGGAAATATAAAGGAGCTCATTTTGCGGTATTTCCAGAAAAATTAGTCGAAACTTGCCTACTCGCTGCAACAAAAGAAGGGGATACAGTTCTTGATCCTTTTTTTGGATCAGGAACTACCGGAGTTGTTGCATTGAAACATAATAGAAACTATATAGGGATTGAATTAGTGGAGGATTATGTGAAACTTGCAACTGAGCGCCTAAAAAATTGTATGCCACAGTTAGAATTATTTAAATGA